From Neobacillus sp. PS2-9, the proteins below share one genomic window:
- a CDS encoding MraY family glycosyltransferase: MLYLTLIVCFFVSILITPLIKKLAFRIGATDRPNHRKVHQSIMPRLGGLAIFISFMVGIFLLRPDNPYSIGIFIGCLFIVITGFCDDLFELPAKYKLLGQLAAACSVVFLGDLQMVFINLPFGGQLQFGLLSIPFTILWIVGITNAINLIDGLDGLAAGVSSIALITISGMAIIQGNFYVVAVGSIVLASTLGFLIYNFHPASIFMGDTGALFLGFIISVLSLLGFKNVTFISFVIPVIILGVPISDTLFAIIRRIINKQPLSAPDKSHLHHCMLRMGYSHRQTVLLIYAMAAFFGLVAVIYSQARIGGALFLIGIVVLTIEIIAEKIGLMGKDHRPLLNMVRTLKMSTAKGRS, encoded by the coding sequence ATGCTGTATCTTACCTTGATAGTATGTTTTTTTGTCTCCATTCTTATTACTCCACTTATAAAAAAACTCGCCTTTCGCATTGGCGCGACAGATCGTCCAAATCATCGGAAAGTTCATCAGTCGATTATGCCAAGGCTAGGTGGCTTAGCTATATTTATTAGTTTTATGGTAGGTATCTTCCTATTAAGACCAGATAACCCATACTCAATTGGCATCTTCATCGGCTGTCTGTTCATCGTAATTACCGGTTTTTGTGATGATTTGTTTGAATTACCGGCAAAGTATAAACTTCTCGGTCAATTAGCAGCGGCGTGCTCGGTTGTGTTTTTAGGTGATTTGCAAATGGTGTTTATTAACCTTCCATTTGGTGGTCAGCTTCAGTTTGGGCTTTTAAGTATTCCATTTACGATCCTTTGGATTGTTGGGATTACGAATGCCATTAACTTAATTGATGGACTCGATGGGCTAGCAGCAGGGGTTTCGTCCATTGCCTTAATTACCATTTCTGGAATGGCAATTATTCAAGGGAATTTTTACGTGGTGGCAGTGGGGTCAATCGTCCTCGCAAGCACGCTAGGCTTTTTAATTTACAATTTTCATCCTGCCAGTATTTTTATGGGGGATACAGGAGCTCTTTTTCTAGGTTTCATTATCTCTGTTCTTTCACTATTGGGTTTTAAGAATGTAACTTTTATTTCCTTTGTTATTCCAGTTATTATTCTGGGCGTTCCCATATCCGATACCTTATTTGCGATTATCCGGCGAATTATCAATAAACAGCCATTATCAGCACCTGATAAATCCCATCTTCATCACTGCATGCTGAGAATGGGCTATTCCCACCGTCAGACCGTGTTACTAATTTATGCCATGGCTGCATTTTTTGGACTTGTCGCAGTCATTTACTCCCAGGCCAGAATTGGTGGAGCTCTTTTCTTAATTGGGATTGTCGTCCTAACTATTGAGATTATTGCTGAAAAAATTGGTTTAATGGGAAAGGACCATCGTCCATTACTAAATATGGTTCGAACATTAAAAATGAGTACGGCAAAAGGTCGATCATAG
- a CDS encoding YigZ family protein, with protein MLSRYYTVKTLGEHEINIQKSRFIAHINRAETELEAQDFIQAIKKQHWNATHNCSAYLIGEHDHIQKANDDGEPSGTAGVPILEVLKKRKLKDTVVVITRYFGGIKLGAGGLIRAYGKATSEGLDAIGIVERRLSQIIHVKIDYTWLGKIEKELRASEFTIKEIHYLDVVEVETFVDESQVQNFMDWMVELTNGQCTLTKGDTIYLEEDFSR; from the coding sequence ATGCTGTCTCGATATTATACTGTAAAAACATTAGGAGAACATGAAATCAACATTCAAAAGTCCCGTTTTATTGCACATATTAACAGAGCTGAAACGGAGTTGGAAGCACAGGATTTCATTCAGGCGATTAAGAAACAACATTGGAATGCTACACATAACTGTTCAGCCTATCTCATTGGTGAGCATGATCACATTCAAAAGGCTAATGATGATGGTGAGCCAAGTGGAACAGCAGGCGTACCTATTCTTGAAGTTTTGAAAAAAAGAAAGCTAAAAGACACCGTTGTTGTCATAACCCGCTATTTTGGTGGTATTAAATTAGGTGCAGGTGGCCTGATCCGTGCTTACGGAAAGGCGACATCCGAAGGCTTAGACGCAATTGGTATTGTCGAAAGAAGACTTTCACAGATTATCCATGTGAAAATTGACTACACCTGGCTAGGAAAAATTGAAAAGGAATTGCGTGCCTCCGAATTCACCATAAAAGAAATTCACTATTTGGATGTGGTTGAAGTTGAAACGTTCGTAGATGAAAGTCAGGTCCAAAACTTTATGGATTGGATGGTAGAACTAACGAACGGCCAATGCACATTAACTAAAGGTGATACAATTTATCTAGAAGAAGATTTCTCAAGGTAA
- a CDS encoding sensor histidine kinase — protein MKIKQIDMKSIDEIREEMIDTVTCSKSDIFRIGEKCRHDYESMTNELANIKQMMVKLIEEGDQLEEQVKEARLTLSEVSMNFKHYTEEEVREAYEKAHQLQMDLSINWQYKKQLLDKRDDLERRLIGLIDTIDRADQLISQISVVMNYLTSDLKQVGEVLEDAKAKQDFGLKIIEAQEEERKRLSREIHDGPAQMLANVIMRSDLIERVFREKGPDEAFSEVNSFKKMVRSALYEVRRIIYDLRPMALDDLGLVPTLRKYLQTIEEYHKNSKITFVNLGLERRLPTKYEVALFRMIQESVQNALKHANACEIKVKLEITNNDITVLIKDNGGGFDTSIKKPESFGMIGMRERVDLLDGDITFDSKIGKGTAVWIRVPLTN, from the coding sequence ATGAAAATTAAGCAAATTGATATGAAATCGATTGATGAAATTCGTGAAGAAATGATTGATACCGTCACCTGTAGTAAAAGTGATATTTTTCGTATTGGTGAGAAATGCCGTCATGACTATGAGAGCATGACAAATGAATTAGCTAATATTAAGCAAATGATGGTTAAGCTTATTGAAGAGGGAGACCAGTTGGAAGAACAGGTCAAAGAAGCACGTTTGACTCTTTCAGAGGTCAGTATGAATTTTAAACACTATACTGAGGAAGAGGTTCGTGAAGCCTACGAAAAAGCACATCAGTTACAAATGGATCTATCGATTAACTGGCAGTATAAAAAACAACTGCTTGATAAAAGAGATGATCTTGAACGAAGACTTATTGGATTAATTGATACGATTGATCGTGCTGATCAGCTTATTTCACAAATTTCCGTTGTTATGAATTATTTAACCAGTGACTTAAAACAAGTCGGTGAAGTATTAGAAGATGCTAAAGCAAAGCAAGACTTCGGTTTGAAAATAATTGAAGCGCAAGAGGAAGAGAGAAAGCGATTGTCACGGGAAATACATGACGGTCCAGCACAGATGCTTGCCAATGTTATCATGCGCTCGGATTTAATTGAGCGAGTCTTTCGCGAAAAAGGCCCAGATGAAGCTTTCTCTGAAGTCAATAGCTTCAAAAAAATGGTGCGTTCAGCACTATATGAGGTGAGAAGGATTATTTATGACCTACGTCCAATGGCACTGGATGATTTAGGTTTGGTACCTACCCTCAGAAAATATCTACAAACAATCGAAGAATATCATAAGAATTCCAAAATAACATTTGTGAATTTGGGCCTAGAGCGCAGGCTTCCAACTAAGTACGAAGTCGCGTTGTTTCGAATGATCCAAGAATCCGTTCAAAATGCGCTCAAGCACGCGAATGCCTGTGAAATCAAGGTGAAACTAGAAATAACCAACAATGATATCACCGTGCTCATTAAAGACAATGGGGGAGGCTTTGACACCTCTATTAAGAAACCTGAGTCTTTTGGAATGATTGGCATGAGAGAGCGGGTTGACTTGCTTGATGGAGATATCACCTTTGATTCAAAAATAGGCAAAGGGACAGCAGTATGGATTCGAGTACCATTGACCAATTAA
- a CDS encoding response regulator transcription factor encodes MSTKIVIIDDHQLFREGVKRILEFEKSFQVVAEGDDGSEALGLVQEYQPHVVIMDINMPQMNGVEATRELVEKYPDTKVIILSIHDDENYVTHALKTGACGYLLKEMDADALIEAVRVVADGGSYLHPKVTHNLVNEYRRLAAGVSGSGGGYVPTHEIRRPLHLLTRRECEVLQMLADGKSNRGIGEALFISEKTVKNHVSNILQKMNVNDRTQAVVVAIKNGWVEVR; translated from the coding sequence ATGTCTACTAAAATTGTCATTATCGATGATCACCAACTATTCAGAGAAGGCGTTAAAAGAATACTTGAGTTTGAAAAATCATTCCAGGTTGTAGCAGAGGGCGATGATGGCAGTGAAGCATTAGGTCTAGTGCAAGAATACCAGCCTCATGTTGTCATTATGGATATTAATATGCCCCAAATGAATGGGGTCGAAGCAACCCGCGAGCTAGTAGAAAAATACCCTGATACAAAGGTTATCATTTTATCCATTCATGATGATGAGAATTATGTCACACATGCTTTAAAAACAGGAGCATGTGGCTACTTATTAAAAGAAATGGACGCGGATGCCCTGATTGAAGCAGTTCGGGTTGTGGCAGATGGAGGATCCTATTTACATCCAAAGGTTACTCACAATCTAGTCAATGAATATCGCAGATTGGCAGCTGGCGTTTCCGGTAGTGGCGGTGGCTACGTACCAACACATGAAATTCGCCGTCCATTGCACCTGCTAACTCGTAGAGAGTGCGAAGTGTTACAAATGCTTGCTGATGGTAAAAGTAACCGTGGAATCGGTGAAGCCTTATTTATCAGTGAAAAAACAGTGAAAAACCATGTGAGTAACATTTTGCAAAAAATGAACGTTAACGATCGTACGCAAGCAGTAGTCGTTGCTATTAAAAATGGCTGGGTAGAAGTAAGATAA